In a single window of the Sulfurimonas sp. hsl 1-7 genome:
- a CDS encoding RrF2 family transcriptional regulator yields MLITKASEYAILSLIVLSSAKEPMDSESLSRELAISKSFLAKILQSLAKAGILKSYKGVNGGFSLNKDPQEINMLDVLSNVESKAPAVFDCSPSEKDCPSDRADVCSIWPFLNKLQIKIDDFLKNLTLADILKD; encoded by the coding sequence ATGTTAATTACAAAAGCAAGTGAATATGCAATACTTTCGTTAATAGTTTTATCATCAGCAAAAGAGCCTATGGATAGTGAATCTCTCTCGCGAGAGTTGGCTATATCAAAAAGTTTCTTAGCTAAAATACTTCAATCACTTGCAAAAGCCGGAATACTGAAATCGTATAAAGGTGTAAACGGTGGATTCTCACTCAATAAAGATCCTCAAGAGATCAATATGTTAGATGTCCTTTCAAATGTTGAAAGCAAAGCACCTGCAGTATTTGACTGTTCCCCATCTGAAAAAGATTGTCCATCCGATCGAGCTGATGTCTGTTCTATTTGGCCATTTTTAAATAAACTGCAAATAAAGATAGATGATTTTTTAAAAAATCTGACTCTTGCAGATATATTAAAAGATTAA
- the rpsO gene encoding 30S ribosomal protein S15 — MALDSAKKAEIIAKYGRNENDTGSSEVQIALLTTRIAELTEHLKVFKKDHASRLGLLKLVGQRRRLMKYFKRTNKDGYQALVESLGIRDNI, encoded by the coding sequence ATGGCTTTAGATTCGGCTAAAAAAGCAGAGATTATTGCAAAATACGGACGTAATGAAAACGACACTGGTTCAAGTGAAGTTCAAATTGCACTTTTAACTACTAGAATTGCGGAATTAACTGAGCACTTAAAAGTGTTCAAAAAAGATCACGCATCTCGTCTTGGACTACTAAAATTAGTTGGTCAACGTCGTCGTCTTATGAAATACTTCAAAAGAACGAACAAAGATGGTTACCAAGCACTTGTAGAGTCTTTAGGAATCCGTGATAACATCTAA
- a CDS encoding iron-containing alcohol dehydrogenase yields MNDFTYYNPTKIEFGKGKEKKIGTYIKEAGYDSVLLVYGTGSIKKGTLYDDTIASLKEAGVTFEEFGGIVSNPVLSKVQEGVKIAKEKKVQAVLGVGGGSVADSVKAIAAGAKYDGDVWDFFIQKAQITEALPVFTVMTLAATASEMNGNSVITKEDTQQKYSISSVLVNPVVSVINPELMATVSKDYLAYSAVDAIAHTIEVYFTATSHPNFNSRIVEAIIKTIMETTEILIENPNDYEARGEFAWAATQALNGLTPAGTHGGNFPNHMIEHALSALYNVPHGAGLSVVIPAWMKWYKEKNISQFERFAKEVFDLKDADAGITALESWFEKIGSPVTLKQAGIPEEGIAEIADNAAELAALWGIGELYNSETIAEILKKA; encoded by the coding sequence ATGAATGATTTTACATATTACAACCCGACTAAGATAGAGTTTGGTAAGGGTAAAGAGAAAAAGATAGGAACTTATATAAAAGAAGCAGGATATGATAGCGTTTTGCTTGTATATGGAACAGGAAGCATAAAAAAAGGTACGCTGTATGATGATACTATTGCTTCACTTAAAGAAGCAGGAGTTACATTTGAGGAGTTTGGCGGCATAGTTAGTAATCCAGTTCTTAGCAAAGTACAAGAAGGGGTGAAAATAGCCAAAGAGAAAAAAGTTCAAGCTGTCCTTGGTGTTGGCGGGGGTTCTGTCGCAGACTCTGTTAAAGCTATTGCCGCAGGTGCAAAATATGATGGAGATGTTTGGGACTTTTTTATTCAAAAAGCACAGATCACAGAAGCTCTTCCTGTATTTACCGTGATGACGCTTGCCGCAACTGCGAGTGAAATGAATGGAAACTCGGTTATTACCAAGGAAGATACACAACAAAAATATTCAATTTCATCTGTACTTGTAAATCCGGTAGTCTCGGTTATTAATCCTGAATTGATGGCAACGGTCAGTAAAGATTATCTTGCATATTCAGCGGTAGATGCAATTGCCCATACTATAGAGGTTTATTTTACTGCCACGTCTCATCCAAACTTCAACTCTAGAATTGTAGAAGCTATCATTAAAACTATTATGGAAACAACGGAAATCTTAATTGAGAATCCTAATGATTATGAGGCTAGAGGTGAGTTCGCATGGGCAGCAACACAGGCACTAAACGGTCTGACTCCGGCAGGAACACATGGCGGAAACTTTCCAAATCATATGATCGAGCATGCTCTTTCTGCTCTTTATAATGTACCTCACGGTGCAGGACTCTCAGTTGTTATTCCTGCATGGATGAAATGGTATAAAGAAAAAAATATTTCTCAGTTTGAACGTTTTGCAAAAGAGGTTTTTGATCTTAAAGATGCAGATGCGGGAATAACTGCACTTGAATCGTGGTTTGAGAAGATAGGTTCACCCGTTACATTAAAGCAAGCGGGGATACCTGAAGAGGGGATAGCTGAGATTGCTGATAATGCTGCAGAGTTAGCTGCACTTTGGGGAATAGGGGAACTCTATAACAGTGAAACGATCGCAGAGATTCTCAAAAAAGCATAA